The following are from one region of the Aequoribacter fuscus genome:
- a CDS encoding DUF1295 domain-containing protein translates to MKPILIALGFIVAFTAVISTTSLTIQGAPIFAICVTVAMVIQWVAFIPAYRKQTERFYDLVGSASFITVTLLALVLSNRFDDRSLLLSALVIIWALRLGSFLFKRVHQDGGDDRFQQIKPHAKRFFLTWTLQGLWVSITAAAALAAITATDPVPLSLWDVNALMIWFLGFGIEVIADRQKRAHRSTHGKDTFISSGLWAYSRHPNYFGEITLWVGVALLAIPALTSTAFASLLSPIFAYLLLTRISGIPMLEKKGEKKWGDRADYQDYKKRTRLLVPLKR, encoded by the coding sequence ATGAAACCGATTCTAATCGCCCTAGGGTTTATCGTTGCGTTCACCGCCGTGATCTCAACCACAAGCTTGACTATCCAGGGCGCGCCGATATTCGCTATTTGCGTTACGGTAGCCATGGTCATTCAATGGGTAGCGTTTATTCCCGCGTATCGCAAGCAAACGGAGCGATTTTACGACTTAGTTGGAAGTGCGAGTTTCATTACGGTGACCCTTCTGGCTCTCGTTTTATCGAACCGCTTTGACGATCGTTCTTTATTACTCAGTGCGCTCGTGATTATTTGGGCGCTTCGCCTAGGCAGCTTTTTGTTCAAACGGGTGCATCAAGATGGCGGCGACGACCGTTTCCAGCAAATCAAACCGCACGCCAAACGTTTTTTTCTGACCTGGACGCTGCAAGGTTTGTGGGTCAGCATTACGGCAGCGGCGGCACTGGCCGCAATAACCGCAACCGACCCCGTACCTTTGTCACTTTGGGACGTCAATGCATTGATGATCTGGTTCCTCGGCTTTGGCATCGAGGTGATCGCAGATCGACAAAAACGAGCGCATCGTTCAACACACGGCAAAGACACCTTTATCTCGAGCGGGTTGTGGGCTTACAGCCGGCACCCTAACTACTTTGGCGAAATCACACTTTGGGTAGGCGTCGCCTTACTGGCCATACCTGCCCTAACGTCAACAGCCTTCGCCAGCTTGTTATCACCCATCTTTGCCTATTTACTGCTGACCCGCATTAGCGGAATACCTATGCTCGAGAAAAAGGGAGAGAAGAAATGGGGCGACCGCGCCGACTACCAGGACTACAAAAAACGCACGCGACTGTTGGTTCCGCTCAAACGGTAA
- a CDS encoding class II aldolase/adducin family protein: MTTEQSLREDLAALYRIFDHLGWGELIFNHITVKLPGDEGHFLINPYGLHYSEVTASNLVKVDINGNIVEPTEHFVNPAGMLIHSCVHAARHDMLCIAHTHTTAGMTVACQEGGLRPDNFYSTLLHGRIAYHDFEGITVDESEKDKLVANLGSEAMMMILRNHGLLAGGRTIAEAFLNMWVLERSCQIQTSVDQTGVKQIHVRPEVLSRTEELTKIQGMGQPTGALEFAAMKRIIEKKDPSYKD, from the coding sequence ATGACAACAGAACAATCCTTACGTGAAGACCTGGCGGCTCTCTACCGAATTTTTGACCATTTAGGCTGGGGTGAACTTATTTTTAATCACATCACGGTAAAACTGCCCGGTGATGAAGGCCATTTTCTGATCAATCCTTACGGACTGCACTACAGCGAAGTGACAGCATCTAATTTGGTTAAAGTCGACATCAACGGCAACATCGTAGAACCGACAGAACACTTCGTAAATCCGGCGGGTATGCTCATCCACAGCTGTGTGCACGCCGCGCGCCATGACATGCTGTGTATCGCGCATACGCACACCACGGCAGGCATGACGGTTGCCTGTCAGGAAGGCGGCTTGCGCCCAGACAATTTCTATTCGACCCTATTGCATGGACGCATCGCTTACCATGACTTCGAAGGCATTACGGTCGATGAAAGTGAGAAGGATAAACTCGTCGCCAACCTAGGCTCTGAAGCAATGATGATGATTTTACGCAACCATGGCTTGCTGGCGGGCGGACGTACGATTGCAGAGGCCTTTTTGAACATGTGGGTGTTAGAGCGCTCCTGCCAGATTCAAACCTCTGTGGACCAAACCGGCGTAAAGCAAATTCACGTCCGCCCCGAAGTGTTATCGCGCACTGAGGAACTCACGAAAATTCAGGGTATGGGGCAACCTACGGGTGCATTAGAATTTGCTGCCATGAAGCGCATCATCGAGAAAAAAGATCCTTCCTACAAAGACTGA
- a CDS encoding Lrp/AsnC family transcriptional regulator — protein sequence MQELTKTDLKILELLQNDSTISTAEIAEHIGLSQSPCWRRIQRLEHAGFFEERGIRLNRDLLGLDLVVFVTINLRQTGTQDLLQFEQDISRHPEIVECYTMTGLWDYMLKIVTKDIKHYENFARNVLMASQSIREMHSHIAVTEIKNTVALPLSQLTK from the coding sequence ATGCAAGAACTCACAAAAACCGATCTGAAGATTCTTGAACTACTGCAAAACGACAGCACGATAAGCACCGCCGAAATTGCCGAGCACATTGGGCTCTCGCAGTCACCATGCTGGCGTCGTATTCAACGCTTGGAACACGCCGGATTTTTTGAAGAGCGCGGCATACGCCTTAACCGCGACCTACTGGGACTGGACCTTGTGGTCTTTGTCACGATAAACCTACGACAGACAGGTACGCAAGACTTGCTGCAATTCGAGCAAGACATAAGTAGACACCCAGAGATTGTCGAGTGCTATACCATGACGGGCCTGTGGGACTACATGCTAAAAATCGTCACCAAAGACATCAAGCATTACGAAAATTTTGCAAGAAACGTCCTAATGGCGTCACAAAGCATACGCGAAATGCACTCTCATATTGCGGTGACCGAAATCAAAAACACCGTCGCCCTACCCCTATCTCAATTAACGAAGTAA
- a CDS encoding TetR/AcrR family transcriptional regulator, which produces MNLDANRIVFDDRSQSFFCEWPRLSTEMLVPNAQAEIDIPPRARKQPKQTRSKILVQSIKEATLIVVDRYGTDDVQASTICEVAGIAMGSLYQYFVNVESIFASLYEDHIKATLAQALEQDYSTKLLAELHTTLRGLDERLGVSYYRQFYSKGLNNLFGVPLHTVTH; this is translated from the coding sequence ATGAACTTAGACGCAAATCGCATTGTATTCGATGATCGAAGCCAATCCTTTTTCTGTGAGTGGCCCCGGTTATCGACTGAGATGCTTGTCCCCAACGCGCAAGCGGAAATTGACATTCCTCCCCGGGCGCGCAAGCAGCCCAAACAAACTCGCTCAAAAATTCTGGTCCAGTCGATCAAAGAAGCGACGTTGATTGTCGTGGACCGCTATGGTACTGACGATGTGCAAGCAAGCACCATTTGTGAAGTCGCGGGCATCGCTATGGGCTCGTTGTATCAGTATTTCGTGAATGTTGAATCGATCTTTGCGTCGCTTTACGAAGATCATATCAAGGCCACATTGGCTCAGGCACTGGAGCAAGATTATTCGACCAAACTTTTGGCCGAGTTGCATACGACCCTGCGTGGGTTAGACGAACGGCTTGGCGTAAGCTACTACCGCCAGTTCTACTCCAAGGGCCTGAATAACCTGTTCGGCGTGCCCTTACACACGGTGACGCACTAG
- a CDS encoding NAD(P)H-dependent flavin oxidoreductase, whose product MFNTRLTQALGIDIPVVQAPMGWIARSQLASAVSNAGGLGVIETSSGELDIIKGEIGKMRELTDKPFAVNIAQAFVRDPDVVPFIIDQGVKFVTTSAGSPERFTDQLKTAGLTVYHVVPSLSAALKAVECGVDGLVVEGAEGGGFKNPKDVASLVLLPLIRAHLDVPIIAAGGFHDGATLAAAIALGADGIQLGTRMVASKESPVHDNWKQAIVNAKETDTVFLSRFAPPALRALRTERTTRLEKDPAQSGMADFGDPKALYFGGDMEAAIPLTGQVCGRITAVESVADILAKVKAEYELALNRVSTASKA is encoded by the coding sequence ATGTTTAACACCCGTTTAACCCAAGCTTTAGGTATTGATATTCCCGTGGTGCAAGCCCCGATGGGCTGGATCGCCAGATCGCAATTAGCGTCGGCTGTCTCGAACGCGGGCGGTTTGGGCGTCATAGAAACCAGCTCGGGTGAACTCGATATCATTAAAGGTGAGATCGGGAAAATGCGCGAGCTTACCGATAAACCTTTTGCCGTGAACATTGCGCAAGCCTTTGTGCGCGACCCCGATGTGGTTCCTTTCATTATTGATCAAGGCGTTAAGTTTGTGACGACCTCAGCAGGTTCGCCAGAGCGTTTTACCGACCAGCTAAAGACGGCGGGGCTGACGGTTTATCACGTTGTGCCAAGTCTCTCGGCGGCACTTAAGGCAGTAGAGTGTGGCGTCGACGGTTTAGTGGTGGAGGGTGCTGAGGGCGGTGGTTTCAAAAATCCAAAAGACGTGGCGAGTTTAGTTTTGCTGCCTCTGATTCGCGCGCATCTCGATGTACCTATTATCGCAGCGGGGGGGTTCCACGACGGCGCAACATTAGCCGCGGCTATTGCCTTGGGCGCCGATGGTATACAGCTGGGTACGCGTATGGTGGCCTCCAAAGAATCGCCGGTACACGATAATTGGAAGCAGGCCATTGTAAATGCCAAAGAAACCGATACGGTGTTTCTGTCTCGTTTTGCGCCACCCGCGTTGCGCGCCTTGCGTACCGAACGTACCACGCGGTTAGAGAAAGACCCAGCGCAGAGTGGGATGGCTGATTTTGGTGATCCTAAAGCGCTCTACTTTGGCGGCGATATGGAAGCCGCCATTCCACTGACAGGACAAGTCTGCGGTCGTATTACCGCGGTCGAATCAGTTGCTGACATTTTGGCAAAGGTTAAGGCTGAGTACGAGCTAGCGCTCAACCGTGTCAGCACGGCTTCGAAAGCCTAG
- a CDS encoding AraC family transcriptional regulator, whose protein sequence is MSGLGDKKRHQSTLLTQAGINPSSLISENARVHTDQVARLFQLVMITLNDEFMGFTEVPSKMGTFALMSDLIPQCLTLKDQLKQTARFYNLTHPNIEFDLKEYHKDAVLSISLTDNSYDAQHFLREFLLVIWHRFPSWLIGEPINLRSVEFSFARPDHESELNVMFPAAISYRQNSNRLIFDRRYLSKPITRTRSEIQQFVRRSPYDIMTIPGRQQTLESQIERLLAPHGADRMANITLHDVAEQLFMSPQTIQRRLSDLGTSFNTIKENWRRERAIKLLQNSQLSIEAISERLGFSEARSFTRAFKTWTGLSPRKYRQMFF, encoded by the coding sequence ATGAGCGGATTAGGCGACAAAAAGCGTCACCAATCTACTCTTTTAACTCAAGCCGGTATTAACCCATCTTCGCTCATTTCCGAGAACGCGCGAGTCCATACCGATCAAGTGGCGCGCCTGTTTCAGCTCGTCATGATCACCTTAAACGACGAGTTTATGGGCTTCACCGAAGTGCCCAGCAAAATGGGAACATTCGCACTGATGAGCGACCTGATCCCTCAATGCCTCACGCTCAAAGATCAACTCAAGCAGACCGCTCGTTTTTACAATCTCACTCACCCGAACATCGAGTTTGATCTGAAGGAATATCATAAAGATGCCGTACTCAGTATCTCGCTCACGGACAACAGCTACGACGCCCAGCATTTCTTGCGGGAATTTCTTTTGGTCATATGGCATCGGTTTCCAAGCTGGCTAATTGGTGAACCGATCAATCTTCGTTCCGTAGAATTCAGCTTTGCTCGCCCGGACCACGAGAGCGAACTCAACGTGATGTTCCCCGCCGCTATATCGTATCGTCAAAACAGCAACCGACTCATTTTTGATAGGCGTTACTTAAGTAAACCCATCACCAGAACACGCAGTGAGATTCAGCAATTTGTGAGACGCTCGCCCTACGACATCATGACGATACCCGGCCGACAGCAGACCCTTGAATCGCAAATCGAGCGTTTGTTGGCGCCTCATGGGGCAGATCGTATGGCGAATATAACGCTTCATGATGTGGCGGAACAATTGTTCATGAGTCCTCAAACCATTCAAAGGCGCTTGAGTGACTTGGGCACGAGCTTCAATACCATTAAAGAAAACTGGCGCCGTGAACGCGCGATCAAACTGCTTCAAAATAGCCAACTCTCGATAGAAGCGATCAGCGAGCGGTTGGGATTCTCCGAAGCACGATCATTTACGCGTGCGTTTAAAACTTGGACAGGATTGTCGCCACGAAAATATCGACAGATGTTTTTCTGA
- a CDS encoding indolepyruvate ferredoxin oxidoreductase family protein → MGRIGQIPASAQAMSVDYQISLDDKYALDTTRAYMTGIEALVRLPMLQHQRDVARGLNTAGFVSGYRGSPLGGVDQAMWSARPWLKKHNITFQPGVNEELAATAVWGSQQTQLFEGARYDGVFSMWYGKGPGVDRSMDVIKHANAFGTAKYGGVLAVAGDDHACKSSTLPHQSEHNFIAASVPVLSPANVQEVLDLGVFGWELSRYSGCWVALKAITENMDSAISADIDPSRMNIVIPDSFVLPADGVHARWPDKPLDQELRLNKYKIYAAREFARVNNLNPVVIDSPSARFGIMCAGKAYLDVMQALEDMGINKAVARELGLRVMKVGMPWPLEPAGVHNFAEGLEEILVVEEKRSVIEDQLTGQLYNNPVAARPRVVGEFDEQGRDLLPNAGELTPAMIAVAIYRRVSRYFDSETMRKRVEWIKNKEAFLAKPYDKAERVPHFCSGCPHNTSTKVPEGSRALGGIGCHYMATWMLDRNTQTFSQMGGEGAAWIGQAPFTETQHVFQNLGDGTYFHSGILALRAAVAAKVNITYKILYNDAVAMTGGQPIDGDLSVESLVKQVLAEGVSKLVIVSDEPDQWRVLAKEHGVGIEHRNSFDSVQTQLRDTLGTTVIVYVQTCAAEKRRRRKKAKLIDPPRRVVINPEVCEGCGDCSAQSNCLSVVPKETALGRKRQIDQSSCNKDFRCVDGFCPSFVSVLDADLLRPSVTHIPLEDWLKDLPQPTLPALEQPWNTVVAGVGGTGVLTISALIAMAAHLEGKGCATLNQTGLAQKFGAVVSHVRVARQQDDILAVRIPAGEADLLLGCDFIVACGDETLAKVAHGRTHAVLNQQATPTSELISNPDASVPYSGLVDRVETEVDVSQLVWLDATRIATELMGDSIASNCFLMGVAYQAGWLPVSDEALNRAIELNGVGIDMNRQAFAWGRLWQASPERVERLLKQSPDLEVELTLDQLMEANSDRLRIYQDDHYAELYRRRVAHIRQYDQHEGQLATQAFAKGLYKLMAIKDEYEVARLHTAPAFQALLDSQFSAKRRLRFHLAPPGLAKKDPATGRLQKREFGAWILPVFRVLSALRKIRGTALDIFSYSDERKAERQDIEDYLTLLHQDVLPLMAQDYHRAVAVLETVQRLRGFGHVKERNRAEVKDRQKELLSYLAIAA, encoded by the coding sequence TTGGGCAGAATTGGACAAATCCCTGCGAGTGCCCAAGCCATGAGTGTTGATTATCAAATCAGTCTAGATGACAAATATGCTCTGGATACGACCAGAGCATACATGACCGGTATTGAAGCCTTGGTGCGTTTGCCTATGTTGCAACATCAGCGCGATGTAGCAAGAGGCCTAAATACGGCGGGTTTTGTGTCTGGCTACCGCGGCTCGCCCTTAGGTGGGGTCGACCAAGCCATGTGGTCCGCTCGCCCATGGCTGAAAAAGCACAACATAACCTTCCAGCCTGGCGTTAATGAGGAGCTTGCGGCCACCGCTGTATGGGGCTCGCAACAAACGCAGCTGTTCGAGGGTGCGCGTTACGATGGCGTATTCTCAATGTGGTACGGCAAGGGTCCCGGGGTCGACCGCTCGATGGATGTCATAAAACACGCCAACGCGTTCGGTACGGCAAAATATGGCGGGGTGTTGGCCGTTGCTGGTGATGATCATGCGTGTAAATCGTCCACCTTACCTCACCAGTCCGAGCACAATTTTATTGCAGCCTCAGTCCCCGTGCTTAGCCCAGCCAATGTGCAGGAAGTCCTTGATTTGGGTGTTTTTGGATGGGAGTTGTCACGCTACAGCGGTTGCTGGGTGGCTTTGAAGGCGATTACCGAAAACATGGATTCAGCGATATCGGCCGATATTGACCCCAGCCGCATGAATATTGTTATTCCAGATAGCTTCGTGCTCCCCGCTGATGGTGTGCACGCACGTTGGCCTGATAAGCCGCTAGATCAAGAGCTACGTCTGAACAAATACAAGATTTATGCAGCGCGCGAGTTTGCCCGGGTCAATAATTTAAACCCTGTGGTCATTGACTCGCCCAGCGCTCGGTTTGGCATCATGTGCGCTGGCAAGGCTTACCTTGATGTCATGCAGGCGTTAGAGGATATGGGCATCAACAAGGCCGTTGCTCGAGAGCTGGGTCTGCGTGTGATGAAGGTTGGAATGCCATGGCCCTTAGAGCCAGCGGGCGTACACAACTTTGCCGAAGGTTTGGAAGAAATTCTGGTGGTCGAGGAAAAGCGCTCGGTAATCGAAGACCAGTTGACGGGGCAACTTTACAATAATCCTGTTGCCGCACGCCCTCGCGTTGTGGGCGAGTTCGATGAACAGGGTCGTGACTTGTTGCCCAATGCGGGGGAGCTGACGCCCGCCATGATTGCGGTGGCCATTTACCGTCGCGTATCTCGCTATTTCGATTCTGAGACGATGCGTAAGCGCGTTGAATGGATAAAAAACAAAGAGGCGTTCTTAGCCAAACCTTACGACAAGGCCGAACGGGTGCCCCATTTTTGCTCTGGGTGCCCACACAATACGTCGACGAAAGTGCCTGAGGGTAGTCGAGCCTTGGGTGGGATCGGTTGCCATTACATGGCCACTTGGATGCTGGACCGCAACACCCAAACCTTTTCGCAAATGGGTGGCGAGGGAGCGGCCTGGATCGGGCAGGCACCGTTCACCGAAACTCAGCACGTCTTTCAGAATTTAGGTGACGGAACCTACTTTCATTCCGGCATTTTGGCCTTGCGTGCCGCTGTGGCCGCTAAGGTGAATATCACCTACAAAATCCTGTACAACGATGCTGTCGCCATGACGGGCGGACAGCCCATAGACGGTGACTTAAGCGTCGAATCATTGGTTAAACAAGTGTTGGCGGAGGGCGTATCTAAACTGGTCATTGTATCTGATGAACCTGACCAGTGGCGGGTGTTAGCTAAGGAGCACGGTGTCGGCATAGAGCACCGTAACAGCTTCGATAGTGTCCAAACTCAGTTGCGTGATACCTTGGGCACGACGGTCATTGTTTACGTGCAAACCTGTGCGGCCGAAAAACGCCGGCGCCGTAAAAAGGCCAAGTTGATCGATCCGCCGCGTCGGGTGGTGATCAACCCAGAGGTCTGCGAAGGCTGTGGCGATTGTAGTGCTCAATCGAATTGCTTATCGGTTGTGCCAAAAGAGACCGCCTTAGGCCGAAAACGGCAAATTGACCAAAGTTCTTGTAATAAAGATTTTCGGTGTGTCGATGGCTTTTGTCCCAGCTTTGTCAGCGTATTGGATGCCGATCTGCTCAGGCCTTCGGTCACACACATACCCCTTGAGGATTGGCTCAAAGACTTGCCACAGCCCACATTGCCAGCGTTGGAGCAGCCATGGAATACGGTGGTCGCTGGGGTCGGAGGTACCGGAGTATTAACGATCAGCGCCTTGATAGCGATGGCAGCTCATTTGGAAGGTAAGGGCTGCGCTACACTCAATCAGACCGGGTTGGCGCAAAAGTTTGGCGCCGTGGTGAGTCACGTCCGTGTTGCTCGTCAGCAAGACGATATTTTGGCGGTGCGCATTCCCGCCGGCGAAGCTGATTTGTTGTTGGGATGTGACTTCATTGTGGCGTGCGGCGATGAGACGCTGGCCAAAGTCGCCCACGGCAGAACGCACGCGGTACTGAATCAACAAGCCACGCCCACCTCCGAGTTAATCAGTAACCCAGATGCCAGCGTGCCTTACTCGGGTCTAGTCGACCGTGTCGAGACCGAAGTCGATGTTTCGCAGCTGGTTTGGCTTGATGCTACGCGCATTGCTACGGAGTTGATGGGGGACTCCATTGCGAGTAACTGTTTCTTGATGGGGGTGGCCTACCAAGCGGGTTGGTTGCCAGTATCTGATGAGGCACTAAACCGAGCGATTGAGTTAAATGGTGTTGGCATTGATATGAACCGTCAGGCTTTTGCGTGGGGCCGCTTGTGGCAAGCGAGCCCAGAGAGGGTAGAGAGATTACTGAAGCAGAGCCCAGACCTCGAAGTTGAGCTTACACTCGATCAGCTGATGGAGGCCAACAGCGACCGTTTGCGAATTTATCAAGATGATCACTACGCCGAGCTGTACCGACGTCGCGTGGCCCACATTCGCCAATACGACCAGCATGAAGGTCAGTTGGCGACACAGGCTTTCGCTAAAGGTTTGTATAAATTGATGGCGATAAAAGACGAATATGAGGTGGCTCGCTTGCATACCGCGCCAGCATTTCAAGCATTGCTAGACTCGCAGTTTAGCGCGAAGCGACGTTTGCGCTTCCATTTGGCGCCTCCTGGGTTAGCAAAGAAAGACCCAGCCACAGGCCGACTTCAAAAGCGTGAATTCGGCGCATGGATTCTCCCTGTGTTCAGAGTGTTGTCGGCACTGCGAAAAATACGAGGCACGGCCTTAGATATCTTTTCTTACAGCGACGAGCGAAAAGCTGAGCGTCAAGACATCGAAGATTATTTGACTCTATTACACCAAGATGTGTTGCCGCTGATGGCCCAAGATTATCACAGGGCCGTGGCTGTGCTTGAGACAGTGCAACGTTTACGGGGTTTTGGTCACGTAAAGGAGCGCAACAGGGCCGAGGTCAAAGACAGGCAGAAAGAGCTGTTGTCGTATCTGGCGATTGCTGCCTAG
- a CDS encoding dienelactone hydrolase family protein, with protein MHSEDIEYTAGDLPLRGYFASPSSSGQYPCVLVVHEWWGCNDYVKTRVDMLAAEGFAAMAIDLYGSGKTAADGEEAASLMNTLLETPNGVLDRFNAALEWVKARANVSTSNISAIGYCLGGAVVLNMARAGLDLNLVASFHGNLATQHPASQGQIKARVAVFHGNDDVMIPAEQVAAFTAEMEAAKADYLFVGYDGAMHGFTNPLATERGQKNNLPLAYNEHADKDSWSQLIKQLGDSEHYRRQ; from the coding sequence ATGCACAGTGAAGATATCGAGTACACGGCAGGTGATCTGCCCCTACGTGGCTATTTCGCCAGCCCCTCGTCATCGGGACAATACCCCTGTGTACTGGTCGTTCATGAGTGGTGGGGCTGTAATGATTATGTCAAAACTCGCGTTGACATGTTGGCAGCCGAAGGCTTTGCCGCGATGGCTATTGATCTCTATGGCAGTGGCAAAACGGCGGCGGATGGCGAAGAGGCTGCTTCGTTAATGAACACCTTGTTAGAAACGCCGAACGGTGTGCTTGATCGATTTAACGCCGCGCTTGAATGGGTAAAGGCACGCGCCAATGTCAGTACCTCAAACATTTCCGCCATTGGCTATTGCCTAGGCGGCGCCGTGGTTCTGAACATGGCCCGTGCGGGTCTAGACCTAAACCTCGTGGCGAGCTTTCATGGCAACTTGGCAACCCAACACCCAGCGTCCCAGGGCCAAATTAAAGCAAGAGTGGCGGTATTCCACGGCAACGATGATGTCATGATCCCCGCCGAGCAAGTTGCCGCCTTTACAGCCGAAATGGAGGCCGCCAAAGCGGACTACCTATTCGTCGGCTACGATGGTGCGATGCACGGATTCACGAACCCTTTAGCAACAGAGAGAGGACAAAAGAATAATCTGCCGTTGGCCTACAATGAGCACGCGGACAAGGACTCTTGGAGCCAACTCATTAAGCAGTTAGGAGACTCCGAGCACTACAGAAGACAATGA
- a CDS encoding DUF167 domain-containing protein: MATTIVSVRVTPKAKQAQIKVEDIEGQSVLRVYVTVAPEDGKANRAVMRALADYFDVPRTRIKLLSGAKQRDKRFSIDADVTV; the protein is encoded by the coding sequence ATGGCAACAACGATCGTCAGCGTTAGGGTCACGCCAAAAGCCAAGCAAGCGCAAATAAAGGTCGAGGACATCGAGGGCCAGAGCGTGCTCAGGGTTTACGTTACGGTAGCCCCAGAGGATGGTAAAGCCAATCGAGCCGTGATGAGGGCTTTGGCGGACTACTTTGATGTGCCCCGCACTCGCATTAAGCTACTGAGCGGGGCTAAACAACGCGATAAGCGTTTTTCTATTGATGCTGACGTTACCGTTTGA